The following coding sequences are from one Cucurbita pepo subsp. pepo cultivar mu-cu-16 unplaced genomic scaffold, ASM280686v2 Cp4.1_scaffold001199, whole genome shotgun sequence window:
- the LOC111786205 gene encoding uncharacterized protein LOC111786205, whose protein sequence is MRAPSLLAQCLPGLVPQDKGSQSTPSISERDVHLPSPAVEILPSKTAHPYKYAGENVDLQGLNVFKGRVSVADIIGFNGSESISSKPEGYLKSWDSSIDLVNVLKHEIRDGQLSFRGKRVLELGCSYGLPGVFACLKVPHR, encoded by the exons ATGAGAGCACCATCATTACTTGCGCAATGCTTGCCTGGTTTGGTGCCCCAAGATAAAGGAAGCCAGAGCACTCCCTCCATTTCAGAGAGAGATGTCCATCTCCCCTCACCAGCTGTAGAGATTCTCCCTTCAAAG ACAGCTCATCCCTACAAATATGCAGGGGAGAACGTCGATTTGCAAGgtctcaatgtttttaag GGTAGAGTTAGTGTTGCTGATATAATTGGCTTCAATGGATCAGAGTCTATATCTTCAAAGCCTGAAG gCTATCTGAAATCTTGGGACAGTTCCATTGATCTTGTTAATGTCCTTAAGCATGAGATTCGTGACGGACAGCTGAGCTTTAGGGGCAAAAGAGTACTTGAG CTGGGTTGTAGCTATGGACTTCCTGGAGTTTTTGCTTGCCTCAAGGTACCTCATCGTTAA